In Cytobacillus oceanisediminis, the following proteins share a genomic window:
- the hbs gene encoding non-specific DNA-binding protein Hbs, with product MNKTELINAVAEAGELSKKDATKAVDAVFDTILDALKNGDKVQLIGFGNFEVRERAARKGRNPQTGEEIEIAASKVPAFKPGKALKDAVK from the coding sequence ATGAACAAAACAGAACTAATTAACGCAGTTGCTGAAGCTGGCGAACTTTCTAAAAAAGACGCGACTAAAGCAGTTGATGCTGTTTTCGATACAATCCTTGATGCTTTGAAAAATGGTGATAAGGTACAACTAATCGGTTTCGGTAACTTTGAAGTTCGCGAGCGTGCTGCCCGTAAAGGACGCAACCCGCAAACTGGCGAAGAAATCGAAATCGCTGCAAGCAAAGTTCCTGCTTTCAAACCAGGTAAAGCGCTTAAAGATGCAGTTAAATAA
- the spoIVA gene encoding stage IV sporulation protein A, whose product MEKVDIFKDIAERTGGDIYFGVVGAVRTGKSTFIKKFMELVVLPNMENEAERARTQDELPQSAAGKTIMTTEPKFVPNQAATVHVAEGLDVNIRLVDCVGYTVPGAKGYEDENGPRMINTPWYEEPIPFHEAAEIGTRKVIQEHSTIGVVITTDGTIGEIPRANYLEAEERVIEELKEVGKPFIMIINSVQPHHPNTDALRNNLAEKYDIPVLAMSVEGMRESDVLNVMREALYEFPVLEVNVNLPSWVMVLREDHWLRESYQEAVKETVKDIKRLRDVDRVVHQFSDFEFIDRAGLAGIEMGQGVAEIDLYAPDDLYDEVLKEIVGVEIRGKDHLLELMQEFAHAKAEYDQISDALRMVKQTGYGIAAPSLADMSLDEPEITRHGSRFGVRLKAVAPSIHMIKVDVESEFSPIIGTEKQSEELVRYLMQDFEDDPLSIWNSDIFGRSLSSIVREGIQAKLSLMPENARYKLKETLERIINEGSGGLIAIIL is encoded by the coding sequence TTGGAAAAGGTTGATATTTTTAAAGATATTGCCGAAAGAACTGGCGGCGATATATATTTTGGAGTAGTTGGCGCAGTTCGCACAGGCAAATCTACATTTATAAAAAAGTTTATGGAACTAGTTGTTCTGCCAAATATGGAGAATGAAGCAGAGCGTGCCCGCACACAGGATGAGCTTCCTCAAAGTGCTGCCGGCAAGACAATTATGACAACAGAACCGAAATTTGTCCCTAACCAGGCTGCTACAGTACATGTTGCAGAAGGGCTGGATGTAAATATCAGGCTCGTGGACTGTGTGGGATATACAGTACCGGGGGCGAAGGGCTATGAAGACGAAAACGGCCCGAGAATGATCAATACACCTTGGTATGAAGAGCCGATTCCTTTTCATGAAGCTGCTGAAATAGGAACAAGAAAGGTGATTCAGGAGCATTCAACTATCGGAGTGGTGATTACAACTGACGGAACAATTGGAGAAATCCCGCGGGCGAATTACCTGGAAGCCGAAGAAAGGGTTATTGAAGAGTTAAAGGAAGTTGGCAAGCCATTTATCATGATCATTAACAGTGTCCAGCCTCACCACCCAAATACGGATGCACTGAGAAATAATCTCGCTGAAAAATACGATATCCCTGTCCTGGCCATGAGTGTTGAGGGCATGAGGGAATCAGATGTACTAAACGTTATGCGTGAAGCTCTTTATGAGTTTCCGGTACTGGAAGTCAATGTAAATCTTCCGAGCTGGGTAATGGTGCTGCGTGAAGATCACTGGCTTCGTGAAAGCTATCAGGAAGCTGTTAAAGAAACGGTTAAGGATATAAAGAGGCTAAGAGATGTTGACCGTGTGGTCCATCAATTCAGCGACTTTGAATTCATTGACCGGGCAGGCCTTGCAGGAATTGAAATGGGGCAGGGAGTAGCCGAAATTGACTTATATGCGCCAGACGATCTTTACGATGAGGTCCTTAAAGAGATAGTGGGTGTTGAAATCCGCGGAAAAGACCACTTGCTCGAGCTTATGCAGGAATTTGCCCATGCTAAAGCAGAGTATGACCAAATTTCCGATGCACTGAGAATGGTGAAGCAAACCGGCTACGGCATTGCTGCTCCTTCGCTTGCTGATATGAGCCTCGATGAACCGGAGATTACACGCCATGGATCTCGCTTTGGTGTAAGACTAAAAGCCGTTGCTCCATCCATTCATATGATTAAAGTAGATGTGGAATCTGAATTCTCACCTATCATCGGAACAGAAAAGCAAAGTGAAGAACTTGTCCGCTACCTGATGCAGGACTTTGAAGACGATCCGCTTTCAATCTGGAACTCCGACATCTTTGGACGCAGCCTAAGCTCCATCGTAAGAGAAGGAATTCAGGCCAAACTCTCCCTAATGCCTGAAAATGCAAGATACAAACTGAAAGAAACATTAGAAAGAATCATCAACGAAGGCTCTGGCGGATTAATTGCTATAATTCTTTAA